A DNA window from Streptomyces parvus contains the following coding sequences:
- a CDS encoding DUF5937 family protein: MHIDIAGLPAGHVVFSTSPLAELGLALHALSEPGHHPGLHGWATATAAALEPDLADRMLEAEFLWRNTFSDVFMPFAGVRGGDGQTGASLAEDLDLLDKLDDERFVGAALEFTCASHYEAGAPSPLKDAGMRGRALDLAAARGPQQLDFTRRLLADPASVRGWIRRLFEDCDQAFFADTWRRVSVQMAADARHKTELLRRKGLADAVGAVSPAVTLDPTGTRISVDKLSEARTTATDPEVGEGLTLIPTSFGWPHLMVLHAPGWRPVIHYPVHLPDLPAPASVELLQLRLEALAHPMRMRLCRNLARSPYTTGELADSNGITSPEVSRHLSVLKKAGLVTTRRRGRYVLHQLDLTVVARLGSDFLEGVLR, from the coding sequence GTGCACATAGACATCGCGGGACTGCCCGCCGGCCACGTCGTCTTCTCGACCTCCCCCCTCGCCGAGCTGGGTCTCGCCCTGCACGCGCTCTCCGAGCCCGGCCACCATCCCGGGCTGCACGGCTGGGCCACCGCGACCGCCGCGGCGCTGGAGCCCGACCTCGCGGACAGGATGCTGGAGGCGGAGTTCCTCTGGCGGAACACCTTCTCCGATGTGTTCATGCCGTTCGCCGGCGTCCGGGGCGGCGACGGGCAGACCGGGGCTAGTCTCGCCGAGGACCTCGACCTGCTGGACAAGCTGGACGACGAGCGCTTCGTCGGCGCGGCGCTGGAGTTCACCTGCGCCAGCCATTACGAGGCCGGGGCGCCGTCCCCGCTGAAGGACGCGGGGATGCGGGGGCGCGCCCTGGACCTGGCGGCGGCTCGCGGTCCGCAGCAACTGGACTTCACCCGACGGCTGCTGGCCGACCCCGCCTCCGTACGCGGTTGGATCCGGCGCCTCTTCGAGGACTGCGACCAGGCCTTCTTCGCCGACACCTGGCGCCGGGTCTCCGTCCAGATGGCCGCCGACGCCCGGCACAAGACGGAGCTGCTGCGGCGCAAGGGGCTCGCCGACGCGGTGGGGGCCGTGTCCCCCGCCGTGACGCTCGACCCGACCGGCACCCGGATCAGCGTGGACAAGCTCTCCGAAGCCCGGACCACCGCCACCGACCCCGAGGTCGGCGAGGGCCTGACGCTCATCCCGACGAGCTTCGGCTGGCCGCACCTGATGGTGCTGCACGCCCCGGGCTGGCGGCCGGTGATCCACTACCCGGTCCATCTGCCCGACCTGCCGGCGCCCGCCTCCGTGGAACTGCTGCAACTGCGGCTGGAGGCGCTGGCCCACCCGATGCGGATGCGGCTCTGCCGGAACCTGGCCCGCTCCCCGTACACCACCGGCGAACTGGCCGACTCCAACGGCATCACCTCCCCCGAGGTCTCCCGCCATCTCTCCGTGCTCAAGAAAGCCGGCCTGGTCACCACGCGCCGCCGGGGCCGCTATGTCCTGCACCAGCTGGACCTGACGGTCGTCGCCCGGCTCGGCAGCGACTTCCTGGAGGGCGTCCTGCGCTGA
- a CDS encoding Rossmann-like and DUF2520 domain-containing protein — translation MNASVSKEPLDARDRPARLTVGVVGAGRVGPALAASLQLAGHRPVAVSGVSDASRRRAAALLPDVPLVEPAEVLARAELVLLTVPDDVLPTLVEGLVETGAVRPGQLLVHTSGRYGTRVLDPALRAGALPLALHPAMTFTGTAVDVQRLAGCSFGVTAPDELRLAAEALVIEMGGEPEWIAEEARPLYHAALALGANHLVTLVAQSMELLARAGVAAPDRMLGPLLGAALDNALRSGDAALTGPVARGDAGTVAAHIGELRAHAPQAVAGYVAMARATADRALAHGLLKAELAEDLLVVLADQERRPGGPGPGETR, via the coding sequence GTGAACGCATCAGTTTCGAAGGAACCCCTCGACGCGAGGGACCGCCCCGCCCGTCTCACGGTCGGCGTCGTCGGCGCGGGCCGGGTCGGACCCGCCCTCGCCGCCTCGCTCCAGCTCGCCGGGCACCGCCCGGTCGCCGTGTCCGGCGTCTCCGACGCCTCCCGCCGCCGCGCGGCGGCGCTGCTCCCCGACGTGCCCCTGGTGGAGCCCGCCGAGGTGCTGGCCCGCGCCGAGCTGGTGCTCCTGACCGTCCCCGACGATGTGCTGCCCACGCTGGTCGAGGGCCTCGTCGAGACCGGCGCCGTACGGCCGGGCCAGCTCCTCGTCCACACCTCCGGGCGGTACGGGACACGCGTGCTGGACCCCGCGCTGCGGGCCGGGGCGCTGCCGCTCGCGCTGCACCCCGCGATGACGTTCACCGGCACCGCCGTGGACGTCCAGCGGCTCGCCGGTTGCTCCTTCGGCGTCACCGCCCCCGACGAGCTGCGGCTCGCGGCCGAGGCCCTGGTCATCGAGATGGGCGGCGAGCCCGAGTGGATCGCCGAGGAGGCGCGTCCGCTCTACCACGCGGCCCTCGCCCTCGGTGCGAACCACCTGGTCACCCTGGTCGCCCAGTCGATGGAGCTGCTGGCCAGGGCCGGGGTCGCCGCCCCCGACCGGATGCTCGGCCCGCTGCTCGGCGCCGCCCTGGACAACGCCCTGCGCTCCGGCGACGCCGCGCTGACCGGCCCGGTCGCCCGCGGGGACGCGGGCACGGTCGCCGCCCACATCGGTGAGCTGCGCGCCCACGCCCCGCAGGCGGTGGCCGGATATGTCGCGATGGCCCGCGCCACGGCCGACCGGGCGCTCGCCCACGGCCTGCTCAAGGCCGAGCTGGCCGAGGACCTCCTCGTCGTCCTGGCCGACCAGGAGCGCCGCCCCGGCGGCCCCGGACCGGGGGAGACCCGATGA
- a CDS encoding sensor histidine kinase yields the protein MQRLYDFIRRHPTGVDVFWAVFLLGLSGMSMVSGMYDAGREEIVAVPVALGFSTVVALRRKAPEKMLLLAILVGVVQLVFDVRPGIGNFAMLVITYTVATVGERWASRLALIGSLSAAALSQLRWEAEPGGSWAQVIFVTVIMTVPFVLAWVLGDSLRTRRAYFDQLEERAARLEREREAQSKVAVAAERARIARELHDVVAHNVSVMVVQADGAAYVMDAAPDQAKQALETISSTGRQALAEMRRLLGVLRTGDAPESGEYVPQPDVEQIEDLVAQVRQTGLEVDFKVEGTPRPLPSGVELTAYRVVQEALTNTRKHGGPDAAASVRLVYFDDGLGLLIEDDGRGAAHELYEDGGADGAGHGMIGMRERVGMVGGTLDAGPRPGGGFRISALLPLKPPG from the coding sequence GTGCAGCGCCTCTACGACTTCATCCGCAGACACCCGACGGGCGTCGACGTCTTCTGGGCCGTCTTCCTCCTCGGGCTCTCCGGCATGTCGATGGTCTCGGGCATGTACGACGCCGGGCGCGAGGAGATCGTCGCGGTCCCGGTCGCGCTGGGGTTCTCCACCGTCGTGGCGCTGCGCCGCAAGGCCCCCGAGAAGATGCTGCTGCTCGCCATCCTGGTGGGCGTCGTCCAGCTGGTGTTCGACGTCCGGCCGGGCATCGGGAACTTCGCGATGCTGGTGATCACCTACACGGTGGCCACGGTCGGGGAGCGCTGGGCGTCCCGGCTCGCCCTGATCGGCAGTCTGAGCGCGGCGGCCCTCTCCCAGCTGCGGTGGGAGGCCGAGCCCGGCGGGTCCTGGGCCCAGGTGATCTTCGTGACGGTCATCATGACCGTGCCGTTCGTGCTGGCCTGGGTGCTCGGGGACTCGCTGCGGACCCGGCGCGCCTACTTCGACCAGCTGGAGGAGCGTGCCGCCCGCCTGGAGCGGGAACGCGAGGCGCAGTCCAAGGTCGCCGTCGCCGCCGAGCGGGCCCGGATCGCCCGGGAGCTGCACGACGTCGTCGCGCACAACGTGTCCGTGATGGTCGTCCAGGCCGACGGTGCCGCCTATGTCATGGACGCGGCCCCCGACCAGGCCAAGCAGGCCCTGGAGACCATCTCCAGCACCGGCCGCCAGGCGCTCGCCGAGATGCGGCGGCTGCTCGGGGTGCTGCGGACCGGTGACGCCCCGGAGAGCGGGGAGTACGTCCCCCAGCCCGACGTCGAACAGATCGAGGACCTGGTCGCGCAGGTGCGGCAGACCGGCCTGGAGGTCGACTTCAAGGTCGAGGGCACCCCGCGTCCGCTGCCCAGCGGTGTCGAGCTGACCGCGTACCGGGTCGTGCAGGAAGCCCTGACGAACACCCGCAAGCACGGCGGACCCGACGCCGCGGCCAGCGTCCGGCTGGTCTACTTCGACGACGGCCTCGGGCTGCTCATCGAGGACGACGGCCGGGGCGCGGCGCACGAGCTGTACGAGGACGGCGGCGCGGACGGCGCCGGGCACGGGATGATCGGGATGCGGGAGCGGGTCGGCATGGTCGGCGGCACCCTGGACGCGGGGCCCCGGCCCGGCGGCGGATTCCGGATCAGCGCCCTGCTGCCGCTGAAACCCCCGGGCTGA
- a CDS encoding response regulator transcription factor, with protein sequence MTTAIRVMLVDDQVLLRTGFRMVLAAQPDMEVVAEAGDGAEAIEMLRSTAVDVVLMDVRMPRLDGVEATRRICAQQDPPKVLILTTFDLDEYAFSGLKAGASGFMLKDVPPAELLAAIRSVHSGDAVVAPSTTRRLLDRFSPMLPSGEKEPKNKHVGKLTEREREVMLLVAQGLSNGEIAARLVLSEATVKTHVGRILTKLNLRDRVQVVVLAYETGLVRAGGGAG encoded by the coding sequence ATGACCACCGCCATCCGCGTGATGCTCGTCGACGACCAGGTGCTGCTGCGGACCGGTTTCCGGATGGTGCTCGCCGCCCAGCCCGACATGGAGGTCGTCGCCGAGGCCGGGGACGGGGCGGAGGCGATCGAGATGCTGCGGTCCACCGCCGTCGACGTGGTCCTGATGGACGTCCGCATGCCCCGCCTGGACGGCGTCGAGGCGACCCGCCGGATCTGCGCGCAGCAGGACCCGCCGAAGGTGCTCATCCTGACCACCTTCGACCTCGACGAGTACGCCTTCTCCGGGCTGAAGGCCGGGGCCAGCGGCTTCATGCTCAAGGACGTGCCGCCCGCCGAGCTGCTCGCCGCGATCCGTTCGGTGCACAGCGGCGACGCGGTCGTCGCCCCGTCCACCACCCGCCGGCTGCTCGACCGCTTCTCGCCGATGCTGCCCAGCGGTGAGAAGGAGCCGAAGAACAAGCACGTCGGCAAGCTCACCGAACGCGAACGGGAGGTCATGCTCCTGGTCGCCCAGGGCCTCTCCAACGGGGAGATCGCGGCCCGGCTGGTGCTCTCCGAGGCCACGGTCAAGACACACGTCGGCCGCATCCTCACCAAGCTGAACCTCCGCGACCGGGTCCAGGTCGTCGTCCTCGCCTACGAGACCGGCCTGGTCCGGGCCGGCGGCGGCGCGGGCTGA
- a CDS encoding ABC transporter permease: MGVIGEAWTWLTTGANWSGDGGAAHRLGEHLYVSGVALAVACAIALPIALYLGHIGKGGALAVNLSNVGRAVPVFAVLALFMVTSLRNSGYWPTIIALVLFAVPPLLTNAYVGMREVDRAVVEAARGMGMSGGQLFVRVELPLAYPMIMTGLRSAAVQVVATASIAAMVGLGGLGRIITAGFNTYDTAQVFAGAVLVAGLALVVEGVLVGLDRLLSPLRRRRPA, encoded by the coding sequence GTGGGAGTCATCGGCGAGGCCTGGACCTGGCTCACCACCGGGGCCAACTGGTCGGGCGACGGCGGGGCCGCGCACCGGCTCGGCGAGCATCTGTACGTGAGCGGGGTCGCCCTCGCGGTGGCCTGCGCGATAGCCCTGCCGATCGCGCTGTATCTGGGGCACATCGGCAAGGGCGGCGCGCTCGCGGTGAACCTCTCCAACGTGGGGCGGGCCGTGCCGGTCTTCGCGGTGCTGGCCCTGTTCATGGTCACGTCCCTGCGCAACTCGGGGTACTGGCCCACGATCATCGCGCTGGTCCTGTTCGCGGTGCCGCCGCTGCTGACCAACGCCTATGTCGGCATGCGGGAGGTGGACCGGGCCGTGGTGGAGGCCGCGCGCGGCATGGGGATGTCGGGCGGGCAGCTCTTCGTCCGGGTCGAGCTGCCGCTCGCCTACCCGATGATCATGACCGGGCTGCGGTCCGCCGCCGTCCAGGTCGTGGCCACCGCGTCGATCGCCGCGATGGTCGGCCTCGGCGGTCTCGGCCGGATCATCACCGCCGGGTTCAACACCTACGACACCGCCCAGGTCTTCGCGGGCGCGGTCCTGGTCGCCGGTCTCGCACTGGTGGTGGAGGGCGTACTGGTGGGCCTCGACCGCCTGCTGTCCCCGCTGCGCCGCCGCAGGCCCGCGTGA
- a CDS encoding NADH-quinone oxidoreductase subunit D: protein MTETTIGIGGAAESTDMVLNIGPQHPSTHGVLRLRIVLDGERVQHAEPVIGYMHRGAEKLFEARDYRQIVMLANRHDWLSAFSNELGVVMAVERMLGMEVPERAVWTRTLLAELNRVLNHLMFLGSYPLELGGITPVFHAFREREELQAVMEEVSGGRMHYMFNRVGGLKEDIPAGWTGRVRDAVASVRSRMDVYENLVLGNEIFRGRTRDVGVLSAAAVHAYGVSGPIARASGVGFDLRRDEPYLAYGELQDTLKVVTRTEGDCLARFECLLEQTLNSLDLADACLDRMAHLEPGPINQRLPKVLKAPEGHTYAWTENPLGVNGYYLVSKGEKTPYRLKLRSASFNNIQALTELLPGTLVADMVAILGSLFFVVGDIDK from the coding sequence ATGACGGAGACGACGATCGGCATCGGCGGAGCGGCGGAGAGCACCGACATGGTGCTCAACATCGGTCCCCAGCACCCCTCGACGCACGGGGTCCTCCGGCTGCGGATCGTGCTGGACGGCGAACGCGTCCAGCACGCGGAGCCGGTCATCGGCTACATGCACCGGGGCGCGGAGAAGCTCTTCGAGGCCCGTGACTACCGGCAGATCGTCATGCTGGCCAACCGCCACGACTGGCTGTCCGCGTTCTCGAACGAGCTGGGCGTCGTGATGGCCGTCGAGCGGATGCTCGGCATGGAGGTCCCCGAGCGCGCCGTGTGGACGCGGACGCTGCTCGCCGAGCTGAACCGGGTCCTCAACCACCTGATGTTCCTCGGCTCCTACCCCCTCGAACTCGGCGGCATCACCCCCGTCTTCCACGCCTTCCGGGAGCGCGAGGAGCTCCAGGCGGTGATGGAGGAGGTCTCCGGCGGGCGGATGCACTACATGTTCAACCGGGTCGGCGGTCTGAAGGAGGACATTCCGGCGGGCTGGACCGGCCGGGTCCGGGACGCCGTCGCCTCCGTCCGCTCCCGTATGGACGTGTACGAGAACCTCGTCCTCGGCAACGAGATCTTCCGGGGCCGTACGCGCGACGTGGGCGTGCTGTCCGCCGCGGCGGTGCACGCCTACGGGGTCTCGGGGCCGATCGCCCGCGCCTCGGGCGTCGGCTTCGACCTGCGGCGCGACGAGCCCTATCTGGCGTACGGGGAGCTCCAGGACACCCTGAAGGTGGTCACCCGGACCGAGGGCGACTGCCTGGCCCGCTTCGAGTGCCTGCTGGAGCAGACCCTCAACTCTCTGGACCTGGCGGACGCCTGCCTGGACCGGATGGCCCACCTGGAGCCCGGGCCGATCAACCAGCGGCTGCCCAAGGTGCTCAAGGCCCCCGAGGGCCACACCTACGCCTGGACGGAGAACCCGCTCGGCGTCAACGGCTACTACCTGGTGTCCAAGGGCGAGAAGACGCCCTACCGGCTGAAGCTGCGCTCCGCCTCGTTCAACAACATCCAGGCGCTGACCGAGCTGCTGCCGGGCACCCTGGTCGCCGACATGGTGGCGATCCTGGGCTCGCTGTTCTTCGTCGTCGGCGACATCGACAAGTAG
- a CDS encoding ABC transporter substrate-binding protein, with amino-acid sequence MSRTSRIAGAVIGMVALAGSLAACGGDSLEQEESGSGSSAGGDGKKGTLVVGSASFTESKVLAELYAQILGDAGYSTSVTTVKNRELYEPSLEKGEIDVVPEYAATIAEFLNAKVNGAKEAQEKPVASGDADATVAALKKLAAPLGLTVLPPGKAVDQNAFAVSEEFAEKNSLKTLSDLGKSKLKVKIAAGDECEVRPFCAPGLKKTYGIDVTGIDPKGVGTPQSKQAVRDGKVQLVLTTTTDAVLDGLVFLEDDKKLQNADNVLPVLNTKDAGDPEIADTLGKLTGTLTTEDLAELNRKVDAERAKPADVAKDYLESKNLIKK; translated from the coding sequence ATGAGCAGGACCTCGCGGATAGCCGGAGCGGTCATCGGCATGGTGGCGCTGGCCGGGTCGCTCGCGGCCTGCGGTGGCGACAGCCTGGAGCAGGAGGAGAGCGGCTCCGGCTCCTCGGCCGGCGGCGACGGCAAGAAGGGGACCCTGGTCGTCGGGTCGGCCTCCTTCACCGAGTCCAAGGTGCTCGCCGAGCTGTACGCGCAGATCCTCGGCGACGCCGGATACAGCACCTCGGTCACCACGGTGAAGAACCGTGAGCTGTACGAGCCCTCGCTGGAGAAGGGCGAGATCGACGTCGTACCGGAGTACGCCGCCACGATCGCCGAGTTCCTCAACGCCAAGGTCAACGGGGCAAAAGAGGCTCAGGAGAAGCCGGTGGCCTCCGGAGACGCGGACGCCACGGTCGCCGCGCTGAAGAAGCTGGCCGCCCCGCTGGGTCTCACGGTCCTCCCGCCCGGAAAGGCCGTGGACCAGAACGCCTTCGCGGTCTCGGAGGAATTCGCCGAGAAGAACAGCCTCAAGACCCTTTCCGATCTCGGGAAGTCGAAGCTGAAGGTGAAGATCGCGGCGGGCGACGAGTGCGAGGTGCGGCCGTTCTGCGCACCCGGTCTGAAGAAGACGTACGGCATCGACGTCACCGGGATCGACCCCAAGGGCGTCGGCACCCCGCAGTCCAAGCAGGCCGTCCGTGACGGCAAGGTCCAGCTGGTCCTGACGACCACCACGGACGCGGTGCTGGACGGGCTGGTGTTCCTGGAGGACGACAAGAAGCTCCAGAACGCGGACAACGTCCTTCCGGTCCTGAACACCAAGGACGCGGGCGACCCGGAGATCGCCGACACCCTCGGCAAGCTCACCGGCACCCTCACCACGGAAGATCTCGCCGAGCTGAACCGCAAGGTCGACGCCGAGCGCGCCAAGCCTGCCGATGTCGCCAAGGACTATCTGGAGTCGAAGAACCTGATCAAGAAGTAG
- a CDS encoding SAM-dependent methyltransferase has product MTDEWRGWREAAQAALYGDEGFYRSPVRSPAGPAGHFRTSVHASPLFATAVARLLTGIARELNTGTVALVDVGAGRGELLTGVLAALAARPEAPDVTPYAVEVAARPPGLDPRIEWCAEPPAGVTGLLFANEWLDNVPVEVAEADAEGVPRYVRVRTSDGAERLGAPVTGADAAWLERWWPLSAPGERAEIGRPRDAAWARAVGSLTAGLAVAVDYTHVRGARPPFGTLTGFRGGREVRPVPDGSCDLTAHVALDACAAAVAEARAEASTELTDQRAALRRLGVGGDRPPLGLAGTDPAGYVRALAAAGEAAELTARGGLGDFGWLLHRVGLPALPP; this is encoded by the coding sequence GTGACGGACGAATGGCGCGGTTGGCGGGAGGCGGCTCAGGCCGCTCTGTACGGGGATGAGGGCTTTTATCGCAGCCCGGTGCGGAGCCCGGCGGGGCCCGCGGGCCACTTCCGTACCTCGGTGCACGCCTCGCCCCTCTTCGCGACGGCGGTGGCCCGGCTGTTGACCGGAATCGCCCGGGAGCTGAACACCGGCACGGTCGCGCTGGTCGATGTGGGGGCGGGCCGCGGTGAGCTGCTGACCGGAGTGCTGGCCGCGCTGGCCGCACGGCCGGAGGCTCCGGACGTGACCCCGTACGCCGTCGAGGTCGCCGCCCGGCCGCCGGGTCTCGATCCCCGGATCGAGTGGTGCGCCGAGCCGCCGGCCGGGGTCACCGGGCTGCTGTTCGCCAACGAGTGGCTGGACAACGTTCCGGTGGAGGTGGCGGAGGCGGACGCGGAGGGTGTTCCCCGGTACGTCCGGGTGCGGACCTCGGACGGTGCGGAGCGCCTGGGTGCCCCGGTGACCGGGGCGGACGCCGCGTGGCTGGAGCGCTGGTGGCCGCTGTCCGCGCCGGGTGAGCGGGCGGAGATCGGCCGCCCCCGGGACGCGGCCTGGGCCCGGGCCGTGGGCTCCCTGACCGCCGGTCTCGCGGTGGCGGTGGACTACACGCATGTACGGGGCGCCCGCCCGCCCTTCGGGACGCTGACCGGCTTCCGGGGCGGGCGCGAGGTGCGCCCGGTGCCGGACGGCTCCTGCGACCTGACCGCGCATGTGGCGCTGGACGCCTGCGCGGCGGCGGTCGCGGAGGCGAGGGCGGAGGCGAGCACCGAGCTGACCGACCAGCGGGCGGCGCTGCGCCGTCTCGGCGTCGGCGGCGACCGGCCGCCGCTGGGCCTGGCCGGCACCGATCCGGCGGGTTACGTGCGCGCGCTGGCGGCGGCGGGCGAGGCGGCGGAGCTGACCGCGCGCGGCGGCCTCGGCGACTTCGGCTGGCTGCTGCACCGGGTGGGGCTGCCGGCCCTGCCCCCGTGA
- a CDS encoding beta-eliminating lyase-related protein, with amino-acid sequence MATMDEQEQRRRRLTAWRGARRVLARVGADGSLGERLAALAADAPSVHDPNDWTDVYGGGVVADLERRTARLLGMEAAAFFPTGTMAQQVALRCWAGRTGNATVALHPLSHPEVHEGGALGVVSGLRTVHPTSEPRLPDPEEVREFPEPFGTLMLELPLRDAGFVLPSWEELTAVVDAARERDAVVHFDGARLWECGPHFGRELAEIAGLADSVYVSFYKSLDGLSGAVLAGPSTLVEEARVWRHRYGGQLFQQFPAALSALLGLERELPRLPSYVAHAKVVAGALAEGFAAAGVPWSRVHPEPPHTHQFQVWLPYGTEVLDEASVRQAEETGVALFRRWFAGTGGAGLPPGTSFTEVTVGGAGLEWSAGDVRDAVAGFVGLVRGLA; translated from the coding sequence ATGGCGACCATGGATGAGCAGGAGCAGCGGCGGCGCAGGCTGACCGCTTGGCGGGGTGCGCGGCGGGTGCTGGCCCGGGTGGGCGCGGACGGCTCGCTGGGCGAACGGCTGGCGGCGCTGGCCGCCGACGCCCCGTCCGTACACGATCCGAACGACTGGACCGATGTGTACGGCGGCGGGGTCGTCGCCGATCTGGAACGGCGGACGGCACGGCTGCTGGGGATGGAGGCGGCGGCGTTCTTCCCGACCGGGACGATGGCCCAGCAGGTCGCGCTGCGGTGCTGGGCGGGGCGTACGGGCAACGCGACGGTGGCGCTGCATCCGCTGTCCCACCCGGAGGTGCACGAGGGCGGGGCGCTGGGGGTGGTGAGCGGGCTGCGCACGGTGCATCCGACGTCGGAGCCGAGGCTGCCGGACCCCGAGGAGGTCCGGGAGTTTCCCGAGCCGTTCGGCACGCTGATGCTGGAGCTGCCGTTGCGGGACGCCGGGTTCGTCCTGCCGTCCTGGGAGGAGCTGACGGCGGTGGTGGATGCGGCCCGGGAGCGGGACGCGGTCGTCCACTTCGACGGGGCGCGGCTGTGGGAGTGCGGTCCGCACTTCGGGCGGGAGCTGGCGGAGATCGCGGGGCTGGCGGACAGCGTGTACGTGTCCTTCTACAAGTCGCTGGACGGGCTGTCGGGGGCGGTGCTGGCGGGGCCTTCGACGCTGGTGGAGGAGGCGCGGGTGTGGCGCCACCGGTACGGGGGTCAGCTCTTCCAGCAGTTCCCGGCGGCGCTGTCCGCCCTGCTGGGGCTGGAGCGGGAGCTGCCGCGCCTTCCGTCGTACGTGGCCCACGCGAAGGTGGTGGCCGGGGCGCTGGCGGAGGGGTTCGCGGCGGCGGGGGTGCCGTGGTCCCGGGTGCATCCGGAGCCGCCGCACACGCACCAGTTCCAGGTCTGGCTGCCGTACGGGACGGAGGTGCTGGACGAGGCGTCGGTACGGCAGGCGGAGGAGACGGGGGTGGCCCTCTTCCGGCGCTGGTTCGCGGGGACGGGCGGGGCGGGGCTGCCGCCCGGGACCTCGTTCACCGAGGTGACGGTGGGGGGTGCGGGGCTGGAGTGGTCGGCGGGGGATGTGCGGGATGCGGTGGCGGGGTTCGTGGGGCTCGTGCGGGGGCTCGCGTAG
- a CDS encoding ABC transporter permease, translating to MAEQSCLVTNDWICGEYLRSRSQELADATVQHIGITVVSVLIGLAVAFPLALLARRGPRFAGPVLGLTTVLYTVPSLAMFSLLLPLFGLSAALVVTGLVLYSLTILVRNILAGLAAVPQEAKDAARGMGYGPARLLWEVELPLALPAVMAGLRIATVSTVALTTVGSLVGKGGLGNLIEDALPSFFKAQVLAASVLCVLLAVVADLLLLGLQRLLTPWTRISGAAAPSAPAKTDAGPHAPATVKAG from the coding sequence ATGGCCGAGCAGAGCTGCCTGGTGACGAACGACTGGATCTGCGGGGAGTATCTGCGCTCCCGCAGCCAGGAGTTGGCCGACGCGACCGTGCAGCACATCGGGATCACCGTGGTCTCGGTGCTGATCGGGCTCGCGGTGGCCTTTCCGCTGGCGTTGCTCGCCCGCCGGGGACCGCGCTTCGCAGGACCGGTGCTCGGGCTGACGACCGTGCTCTACACCGTGCCATCGCTGGCGATGTTCTCGCTGCTGCTGCCCCTGTTCGGGCTGTCGGCCGCGCTCGTGGTGACGGGGCTCGTGCTCTATTCGCTGACCATCCTCGTGCGCAACATCCTGGCCGGGCTGGCAGCGGTTCCGCAGGAGGCCAAGGACGCCGCTCGCGGCATGGGGTACGGGCCGGCCCGGCTGCTGTGGGAGGTGGAGCTCCCGCTGGCGCTGCCCGCGGTGATGGCGGGGCTGCGGATAGCCACCGTGTCGACGGTCGCGCTGACCACGGTCGGCTCGCTCGTCGGCAAAGGGGGCCTCGGAAATCTCATCGAGGACGCGCTGCCCAGCTTCTTCAAGGCCCAGGTGCTCGCCGCCTCGGTCCTGTGCGTGCTGCTCGCGGTGGTGGCGGACCTGCTGCTGCTCGGCCTCCAGCGGCTGCTGACGCCCTGGACGCGGATATCCGGGGCGGCCGCCCCGTCCGCCCCGGCGAAGACGGACGCGGGACCGCACGCCCCGGCGACAGTGAAGGCGGGCTGA